The DNA window CCCGCCGGAGACGGTCTGCTCCAGATCACCAAGCCCGGCGTCTGAGTCCCGAGTACGACGAACCGGCCGCCACCCTCGCCCTGGGGCGATGATGACGGCCGGTCCTCAGCTCATGCGGCGTCGGTGACGGGGCTCAGCCCGCGCTCACCACACCCGCGAGTGCATCGTGCAGTTCTTGAGCCTCTGCGTCGTTGACCGACACGACGAGACGCCCTCCCCCTTCAAGAGGCACTCGCACGATGATGAGCCGACCCTCCTTCACGGCCTCCATTGGCCCGTCTCCGGTGCGTGGCTTCATTGCGGCCATGCGAG is part of the Plantibacter sp. Leaf314 genome and encodes:
- a CDS encoding DUF3117 domain-containing protein yields the protein MAAMKPRTGDGPMEAVKEGRLIIVRVPLEGGGRLVVSVNDAEAQELHDALAGVVSAG